The Zeugodacus cucurbitae isolate PBARC_wt_2022May chromosome 4, idZeuCucr1.2, whole genome shotgun sequence genome includes the window TAAGGTGTTACCATTAGATGAACCAACTTATTATACTTCATaaatattcatgtatgtatatacaacaatTTGCGagtgttaatttataaataactaaatttatttctatgcGGCAAGAAATATTGACCgttcaattatttgtttatataataatgACGTAATAATGTGCGAAGACACCTAATTTTAAATAGACAAAACTACCTATGGTAatagtattataaatatttcaaagtttttttcaaagttaaaattttttaagcaaacaaTGGAATGTGCGAAATGTACTAAAATACTCGCAATCCAATTCCAATCTAAAGATTTGTCTACGCAATTTCAcgcttttaaatttaatataatagatACAATAAGAGATGCGGTATTATACTATTTTCGATGTTTCTGTTGTTATCCGTCAAATCTGGAAATATACAGTAGCACGTGTTTTTCGCCTTCGAGATTATTGCAGAATTTTATGTTTTGTAGCTATGCGCGTTTCCTCATGCTCCACAGTCACGCCGTTAATCCTCATTAATTGACGCTTTTCTCCCCCTcatcttacacacacacatacgcatgtGAACATGTGACGTCATTAATGTATAGTACGCATTGGTGCTTCAACAATTGGTTCATAATATGGGGCGACACGCCATGTGCTCACTGTATTTGCCCTCTACCGAGAGTTCTTTAGCACTATGATATTACGAGTAACACAGCTAAACGCCACTAAATTGTCGGGGCCACCTTGCAACACGATAGCCGCTCGTGAATTGTGAAGCGTGTCAGAATTATGGCTTTGCCAGCCAGCGTCCACTTGGCACCACGTGTGTGTTGGCGTACAGTTAATTGTGGATAATTTAATCACTTAAATggcaacaaattaattttgcatacattttttcatACGAGGGGTAACGTGATAAGTAAAGTAATTATATTCAGATGTATTGAGGTAGTTACTGTAATAGTACTACACTAGCATGCTAACGATGTCTAGAAAGATAAAACCCCTGCTATTTCTTAAAGCTCGCGTTTTTTAAGTATATGGACTGTAAAATAGTTAGTTAACCATACTCTACTTGTTTTATCTGCAACACAGTTCACCTCGATAGTTTGGGTATTAATAAGGTAGACTTCTTTTGAATAGTATGTGGTGAGACTAGAGAatgcttttaaacatttttgactTTGTCTGTTTCGTAAATTAGTGCTCATCATCAACTCTTATTCAAAATACCATTGTATTTTAAACGCTTGACTTACTTctctcttcttgactggcgtagacaccgcctacgcggttatagccgagtccacaacagcgcgccacggaTCTCTCCTTTctgcagtttggcgccaattggttataccaagcgaagccaagtccctctccacctggtccttccatcggagtggaggtctccctcttcctcggcttccaccagcgggtactgcatcgaaaactttcagagctgggcactttcgtccatttgaacaacatgacctagccagcgtagccgctgtttttttattcgctggactatgtctatgtcgtcgaataacacatacagttcatcattccatcgtctgcggtattcgcagttgccaatgtttaagggaccataaatcttccgcaaaacctttctctcgaaaactcctagtgccgtctcatcggatgttgacatcgtccacgcttctgcaccgtaaagtaggacgggaatgatgagggacttgtagagtttagtttttgttcgtcgagagaggactttacttttcaattgcctactcagtccatagtagcacctgttggcaagagtgattctgcgttggatttcaaggctgacattattatcggtgttgatgctggtgcccaggtatacaaaattatcttCAACttgaaagttatgactgtcaacagagctaagacgcgaatgcgctgacaatttgtttgatgacaggagatatttcgtgttGTCCTCGTtctgcggggataccaaattcagacatcgcggcataaaggcagctccttttcgtgctgtcgaaaacagctttaaagcgacaaatagatggtgtgtgtcgatcctcttttcacgggtcttctccaagagttggcgcatggtgaatatctggtcagttgttaaatttccaggtctaaaaccacactgataaggtccaatcagtttgttgacggtgggctttagtctttcacacagtacgctcgatagaaccttataagcgttGTTAAGGAAGCTTATCCCActatagttggcgcagattgtggggtctccctttttgtggattgggagggtacactgagattccaaacgtcgggcatgctttcttccgaccatattccgcaaagtaactgatgcatgcaccttatcagctcttcgccgccgtatttgaatagctcggccggcaatccatcggcccccgccgccttgttgttcttcaagcgggtaattgctattctaatttcttcacggtcgggcatctgttccatcgtcgtcgattgggcaatcgggttcgccatctcctggtgttgtactttcactgccattcagcagactggagaagtgttccctctgGTAAtcacaactagatcacctctgggggtcctacaggagtgtgctccggtcttgaaatcttcagttagtcgctggatcttttcgtaaaattttcgagcattacccctgtcggccagcttgtcaaactcttcatactcacgcatttcggcctctttcttttttgtctgcaaatgcgtctcgcttccctcttcagttctcggtatctttcccaacCCGCACAATAACTTAAAACCCGCACAATCGTCCATAACTTCAAGCTGCACTCCATAAACACTGTATGTACCAAATCACCCTTCTACTGCAGTAACAATGTTGttggaaatatataatttactcaGATGCACTTAGTTGCATATTCCGTCAATTTCgtctataatatataaatatttgcattcataATTTATACTAAACACGTCTATATTGCCTAGAAAATAATGCCATACAACAGCCTGAGGTTGGTTGTTGGTCTTTGCAATAACCTCATGCATAAATTAAATCGCGATTGCGGTTACCCGCAAAGCTTTACATTTTTGATGTCAATTAAAATAATCTGACACTGATACGAATTTAAATTATCACTGTAATATTAGCTGATTAACTTTatggatatgtatgtgtgtttgattTAAAGTGTAGACAGCGAGGTAATTAAAAAACACAGTGTGTCTATTTGCCTGAGTGCATGATTAATTATACATAGTGGGTGGGGGGTCAGACAATAGACAGCATGATGTAAATACGTGATTTGGGGTAGTTTTCGGCAAAAAATCGGGCACAGATCCAGATCAGAACAGGCGGTCGGTTTCAGATGcttttgtttgcaatttataTACAGAATCTAAGTTAAGCTCAAGGCTAACTCCGAGGATTACTTTCATTAGCAAATGTAGAATTGGAGAGTTGGGAAGTTTGAAGATTTGTGGTGTATTATTATCCAAACGCTTTACGCCAATTTGATACGGTTAATATATCTTATAAGAAGTATATTAAACTAAAAGTGCACCCAAAGGTCAAAGGCTATCTAGGGTAgttacatattatatttgaacTCTCGTAGTGGTAGTTATCTACTCAACTCcgactttataataaataagccaCTTTTAAGTGAAGAACATCGTAATATCCCAATATatatcaattaaccggccttattttactatttcaattttaaatcgaatacaaatctaGTTCAAATTAGAATGCAGCTCTGCGGGGTGTTGTCCACACTATGGTTGTGGCTATTAATGAAATAGCAATCTGCTGTTGAAACTTAGGAATTTGTGAACAGCAAACACaacaatgtataacagctgattattaattgagtagccggcagtgcgaagggcaaaaactggtttctcaattataatcttcatgtattaaattaatttggatgtgcgaaaaggctattatgaaaatttgatgACTGTGGTGAAAGTCACTTTAAccgtataatatatgtaattactCAATCTCCTAGAAACCAACAATTaacttcgagaacaaattcatatCGCCTTATTTATTTTGTCTCCATGTCTCAGTAGCACTTAGTGAACTTCGCGTGCTTGTTTCCACTGAATTTCTAACAAGTTTTCCATAACTCTCCACTTCCTCCACCGTATAATTGCCACATcgaaattgtattaatttttttttcgagaagGCACCAGTCTAGCAGCCATCCGCACGTATCCACCCACCTGGGGCCTCAGACTCAGTGCAACATCTGGCTGTCTATAATCGaaacaaaaactatatatttgATGTTTGAACAGCACGCAAAGGCCTtttataaattaagtatttttgttttataatttgtgtatatgtatgtatttttgttggtGTGTATTGTTTCGTTGTAAACTTGaacttatacatattttgccTTTTCATTGTTTATATTATCCGCGTAATAAAAAGTGATACTCATGTGGAGCGATTAGTCAAGTTTTTTTCCATAGTTTGTCTgtgaaaattatgtaaatattttgaaaacctTTCATTGAGGCGTAAAAAGCCACAGGTGCTACTAAATGGCGCtcataaaacaaaatgttttgttGAGGAAAATATCATCATCGTTCatctttttattattgttatattacGAGAATTATACTAAATGAATTTGCTTTTGATTCTAACCAAAGAGACTCCCATAAGTTTTAGGCGGTCTGTAAAAGCttcgaaaatattacaaaacgcGTTCAGCCCAACTGTCTTGAACAATTGATTCGAAATTCTGCGAAAAAGCTTTTGTTTGCAATTGAAATTCCAATGGCTTTATGAAATTTCCGTTCGTTTACAGTTTTATCGCACTTTTTATGCGGATTATATAATGAACGAAATCTTTATATGGCCACAATGCATCGTCTTTATGGCTGACAAATAATTTGGTGTGCAAACAAGTTAAAGCTCGACTGCTCCCATTCGGTGTTCGTTTATTACCCCGATAACACTTTCTTTACTCTTTTTACTGTGGGTGTTAGTTTGTtgacaatttatttctttttttgaagTATTCGcacattgttttttatttttatatttttgcacaaaaaacatttattttcttgtcttttttaattaaaaatcaacaTTATACGCTTTTTATGATTAAGAGTTTGTGCCATAAAATGAttggaatataatttttattagcaGTTGCTAAATATCATGGAACGCAGCTTTACTtacgtattatatatgtatgccgtATATACAGTAAGGGACTAAACTGTTCACGAATATACGAAAAAATTgtcttccgtaactcggaagtctctctaacttgaacttttttttgtggattatagtgattcgagttagcgaAGTTCAACTATATTTCATTATAGTAATCTTTTGGGATATAGAGTGTTTGTGAACAGTGTTTTTCGGATTCCTCTACTAGATCAAAACAACGTAATTTTTTAGTCTCCTAAAAGATCTCCGACATTAGCACGAATCACTGAGTATAacctaataaaaaaattattaataaggtCCATGGAGTTGATGTCTCTCACAAGACGATACGAAAATTGCGAAAAAGCGACCGTCTGAAGGCCAGAGCAATAATAAAGACACTTGAGAGTGAGGAACATCGTGGATCGATACTAAAATTGGTGTTCTGAATCGCATCAAACAATGAAATTTTGTTGAGGATCACTCATGGCGCGGGGTGGTTTTGTGCCAGTGAGCTAGGATACATTGATGGTATATATATGCAAGTGATTATATTACCTTCTTCGAGGTCTCATATCTACCAAGGTTTGGCATATTTGGACTCGAGCGTAGGAAATACGATATATTCATGCAGCACGATGATCCATAAcgcaaaaataactaaaaaatattttcatgcaaTGGGATTAAACACCCCTATTAAACCCGATAGAGCATTTTTGTGCCATTTTAATACGAAAAACTAGTTCAGAGAAAGAAGCCCAAACATTTAAGAGTATGTTAGACAGgattaaagcaattaaaaaataggaaatcaaaaatattaaaattaaaaaatgtatgtcaATGGACTGTTCACACTTAGAGCTTCATAAGATTTATTGTATTGAAATACGTTACTTCAAGTTTATGAGTTTAGTATTGATATGCTttttagtatatgtatgtacatattcctAAAATACACACTCAATAGAAAAGATATTcgcattaattaaattttttggaccATTTGTGAACATTTGAGTCCCTAactgtgtatatgcatataaggGTAGAAAGTcccaattttaatttgatttttatacttgtaataaaatgtatctgtatgtacatatataagagtacaataattgaaataatcgTTTTATACTTCAGCAGTCATTATTATCGTTTCATTATAAACttcaatttattcatttgcatttttttacgATGAGGTCATTCACATGCAAATAATTATACGGTATGATAAAAATGGAGGAAttataaaatacgaaattgTAGCAATTATGGAAGAAAGAGATGAAAGACATACTATATAATATTGCAATTTTGGTCTCATATTGAATTCGATAGAAAAAACTCGTGAAATTCTATGATCTATTTGGGCTGAAATGCGTTAGGCCTaacactaaaataatattttaagatttattattattcgacATCATCTATATAGGGTAATGTATTGCTTGTAACGGACCTTCAACATATCGGTTCGATAGAGGGAAGTTTCGTATCAGAAGCAAAAGTTCGGAAAtgtataggtctacaactttgcttccgccgttttccaatagatatctctagggtcaagcactggtcgattgaatcgttttatatcgatcttggacatttgtgtcaacattaacccaacaaaatatttgtagagatctgtttgcatcccaaacttattctcaaaactgaaaatgtcacggAATACggatgctgccagaaagatggtcaaacgtagtagctagcgacggccaatattttgaataacatttttgtaaccgtttttatacaaaaaaagcaaagttgtagacctaatataaagaTAGCcctatttattgatttttgtttatgtCGATGTAGCTTCTATTCCTTTAAACACTTTCAAAGCAATGAGGTATCGCTCCACCTTTCGTATTGCTTACTGCTCTAAGCTTTTCCATACTAATCCAGGAAATAAGCCTTATCCAGGAAATAAGGAATACGTTATATTACTCGTATTCTAATTTCTATTTTAACCTCATATTTTAATTGTACAGAAATACATTCATACTTATATTccatttataaaaatacttactTATATCTATATCTTTCCCTCTCCTACTAATTTTAGAACATCGCGTACACTTTGATTCGGACAATCTGAAGGATGATCTCGAATCGGGGCACAGTGTCACCTACGATCGGTGCGATGATGTCATATTCATAAAATTGGGTTTCCTCCAAGTGAATCACAGATATAAAGTCGATTTGAAATTACCCGTTGAATTATTCGACAAAGGCACCACATTTAATCCTTCCCTGGAGTCGTCGAATTTCAATCCAAATTGCCGCATATCGACATTTGCCGGCGTTAATCATCCCGAACAGGATCATTTCGAAATGCAAATTGAATTCTTTGCCTACAAAGAAAATCTACTACGCGAGATGGTGAGCATCGTCAATGCGAAGGACTCAAAGGAAGTGATTAAGCTGATGATAATAGCGCGAGCGTTGGGAAAGGGCAAGGGTACGCCGCTGCTGCGTAGCGGTATACATTGTTTGGGTGAGGAGGACCCTGAAGAGTCGGAGTCTGATGTACCACGTTTCGACAAGGGCGACTAAAGGGGAAAGGAGTGCGTGCTGCCAAATAACTTATTTGAAATTGTATTATACATgagaaattctaaaataaatagctaactttgtatatgtatatcgcaGTCTTTATGTAccgtttaattaaaaatttcgtcgaacaaaaagttttaaaagcaaattaaaaattgaaaaaaaggaGAAATAAACTAACAcgttatttgtataaatattaatataatatgtactTAAGTGTTAagcatttatgaaaataatcgtacaggtgaatttattaattaacgaCGCTATTTAACAGAAAATAAATCCACTGAAAATTCTATTTGTACTTAGTTATTAGTGTAAATTATGCGTCGACCGCCTTGTAATGCAACTTTATACATCACTAAATGCaatattatacacatacatgcatgtatacttaaatacatatgtacgcaaaCATACCCACACACCTGCCTATATAGAAACATACTTACTTTAAGACATAGCAAGCGTTTTGTGTGCAAATTGAGCGTATTTATTACTCATTAGAAAGAAAAATGGTGAAAGTAGAACAAAAACAAGTTAAACTCGCCATAAAATAtggtaaaatgtaaaatatagtaCTCTTTTGTATGGAGTGTTCTCTAATTTGTTGTTACACAATTTGTACACGATCGAAAGTTGTTCTGTAATTCCAGATGGGACGGAAAAGCTGCATTTTATCTCAACggaaattaattgtatttgtaaattaatgctaattctttaataaaacttttaagttaaaagttttcttttctctttttattatgtattggtatgaattattattattattttttttttgttaaatcttTTGATTCTTATACATAATGCgttccaaaataaaatatatgcaagTTTAAATCCTTTTGAAGGCGAATCTTcagttataaataaacaaaaataaatatcggTAATTCATTACCGCATACCACCCTGAAAAGTTCAGTGGACCATTCAACCAcattaagcaataaaaataacttaacatccgaaataaaattatttagaatttttagtGCTTTTCATTAGAAAGTTATCGCACATTTAGTAGTTTGGATCAGATGCttatacctcagtcaaataattatatgtgcatgaactttttgcaaaataaattaaagattacaaaattgcaaaatatttctgagtatgcaggtttgttattattaatgtacacgatataaaaaacaaaaaattaacaaatttcaaaatattttttaaactataaaacaaagttgaagtttaggctaatggtaaatatttatatgtgcattttactatttgtaccagtaaagcctatacatttgagtttaactgaaagaaatgtttattttaatagtcagtagaattgtccttatattttaaaactaaattaagccgcttaatcagagaattaactactgactgtagaacaGTTAtgcaaatattggcaaattcttgctttatgtctaatttaaggtgacgtaccttttcaaactgctttccgttttggaaaacaggagcatagaagttcccccagagatcctcaataggatttaggttcgaactcaatgctgcacattgtaataccggaattttccggccGCTAAAGATGTCCTTCGTGTGGATTAAAGCGTTATCCTtccgatatgtccagttatatgccataaatattgccaacaaattttattaactcgctgtccaaaagatctacattgatattagcattcatttgagtgaatataaaacatgtagatagctttccacagcagcaaaatgcagcccctGAAATCAatgtaccgcttccaaaacatcgcttgtagtaggaccgacgttcctggtgcgaatctctccaatatttgcaatgacctgggccgacaaaatttaattttttttcgtcactaaagactgtattctatcactcatcggcacagaattggtatttatttgcaaacctcaaatgtgctttcttgtgtctttctttagcgttggtttaggtgccatggaggtgtgttacagaaactgatttttatgtataattgaaaaaattatatttattgtgattttctgtcttaactaggtccatatttgatcgctgcttatcaagtccgcaactactagccgtcgaatcatcctttcgcagcgctcatcaatgttgtttttcgtccgctgcctCGCACtaaccataattagtggggtttttaagaaaatttgagatacagttccgatgtcgcatTGGTCTAGAGCCctttttggaaccgcttttatgcattcctatgattattacttgttcctcggctgataaactagtaccacgaggcattttaggcttaaagttaaataaatgtaatcaaatttttaataattcattaagttaatgcacttttgaaaacaaatttttgcaaaaaaagtttttgctgcgacactatcagtaagaaatatccgctaaactgattttgcacatataaatattttctatgcaatacccaattcacaatcacattcttaatgtaactgtacaacgaacgagaaaagtatgaaacaatttttgttgcatagtaacggtaacatatcaaccttttattccacatttaccgaaatccaaaaaataacagtgaataagaaatataaacaaaagtcgaaatgcacatataattatttgactggggtatgaCGAATGGGCTTGGAGTCAATGCAATAAGGAAATGTTTCACAAAGTTTGGCTAATATAACTTTAGGAGCTTTAGAGATacgtatgaaattaaaaattacgatCAAATTTATCTGACTTACCGACTCccaaaaatacattccgcggctaatagatgtcgctaattacgaaatcatagcatccgcaaaatcgaaaatttttagtgaaatatatcCGTTTGATCTtgtggaaatttaaaagaaataaacaatttggaagtttttatgtaaacaattactgatgatggacttagttatattttaaatgggtattttagagacaagagacaaaaacaggtaataaaaataaatgtaaactgtTTAAAATGGATAAAGGGATTTAAAAGGGCAATTTTACCTTCCCGAAATACCCAAAGAATTTTATCAAAGAGCCTTAGacgaattaaatactttttgtgaagaaatttcacaacacTCTAACGGTGTAGAGTCTCAAATCCAGGACAAAACTGGATGAAAGTAAATGTGTACAGGCAtcacatgtatatattatggGTTATTTATAGTGTGAAACAGATTTCATgtttgaccaaaaaaaaaaatgcacaacGCATATCTAAACCTCACTCGATGAGGAggtcagttttatttttttttaatgagacAAAAAGACACTTTAATTTATCAAgtttgtcgcatttgtcgataaaagtTGATAAAACTGTTTTACGTTCTCGCTTTGTGGCGAAGTAGTTTATCGACAGAATCAAtggttgcaattttttttcgatcgtAAATCTTTATCGTaccgaaatcgaattcgctgctgatttaatgattaggcccaatatgtCAAGTATAATTCTTCATTTTTTCAAAGCATATATAAGTTACTATAAACATGTGtgcattatataattttctaaaaaactgTGAGAATACCAATCCAacttctaaatttaaaaaatcattaggTCATCTAACCATAGGTCTATGTGAGCCAAACTCACCATATAACCGTTATATTCAAAACAACTAAAATTGTAATAACTATTTAAAGCATGACGTcaaaaacattatatttaaCGGTAAACAGATCTTCTACGTAAAATGTCAGCAACCGTTAGACCGAATTTCGTTCGTAATATTTGTAATACATCTTTATATTAATGCAATTTACGCCGTTTAACACTGTTTCTAATTTCACAAGATTATTAGattttaaaatagaataaaatagaatgtccaaatatcaaaaaaaaaatcgaaaccgAATTATTcccttaaagaacatttatcgaATATGCGGATCtcagtatacaaatatttaatagaaatacaaaagcctttttgaaatcattacaattattttGGAACTGTAacgtggaacttctctaactcgaatcaccataatccacagaaaaacttcgagttagaga containing:
- the LOC105221131 gene encoding UPF0687 protein C20orf27 homolog, with protein sequence MSETKVDDISKHRVHFDSDNLKDDLESGHSVTYDRCDDVIFIKLGFLQVNHRYKVDLKLPVELFDKGTTFNPSLESSNFNPNCRISTFAGVNHPEQDHFEMQIEFFAYKENLLREMVSIVNAKDSKEVIKLMIIARALGKGKGTPLLRSGIHCLGEEDPEESESDVPRFDKGD